From the Primulina tabacum isolate GXHZ01 chromosome 3, ASM2559414v2, whole genome shotgun sequence genome, one window contains:
- the LOC142539837 gene encoding mitochondrial import inner membrane translocase subunit TIM14-1-like isoform X2 has protein sequence MTTPLIAGLAIAAAAYAGRYGIQAWQAFKARPPNARLRKFYEGGFQPKMTRREAALILGVRESTPPDKIKEAHRRVMVANHPDAGGSHYLASKINEAKDVLLGKAKNSDSAF, from the exons ATG ACCACGCCTTTGATTGCAGGACTTGCAATTGCTGCTGCTGCTTATGCTGGTAGATATGGCATTCAGGCCTGGCAGGCATTTAAAGCGAGACCACCTAATGCTAGACTTCGTAAATTTTATGAAGGTGGTTTCCAGCCTAAAATGACTAGGAGGGAGGCTGCTCTAATTCTTGGTGTTAG GGAAAGCACCCCGCCCGATAAGATAAAGGAAGCACACAGGCGAGTGATGGTAGCAAACCATCCTGATGCAGGTGGTAGCCATTACCTTGCTTCTAAAATAAACGAAGCTAAAGACGTGCTACTCGGGAAGGCAAAAAACAGTGATTCCGCATTTTAA
- the LOC142539837 gene encoding mitochondrial import inner membrane translocase subunit TIM14-2-like isoform X1 gives MNSVSFAIFSDVMIKMIKLGLAIAAAAYAGRYGIQAWQAFKARPPNARLRKFYEGGFQPKMTRREAALILGVRESTPPDKIKEAHRRVMVANHPDAGGSHYLASKINEAKDVLLGKAKNSDSAF, from the exons ATGAACTCCGTATCTTTTGCCATTTTTTCGGATGTTATGATCAAGATGATTAAGCTAG GACTTGCAATTGCTGCTGCTGCTTATGCTGGTAGATATGGCATTCAGGCCTGGCAGGCATTTAAAGCGAGACCACCTAATGCTAGACTTCGTAAATTTTATGAAGGTGGTTTCCAGCCTAAAATGACTAGGAGGGAGGCTGCTCTAATTCTTGGTGTTAG GGAAAGCACCCCGCCCGATAAGATAAAGGAAGCACACAGGCGAGTGATGGTAGCAAACCATCCTGATGCAGGTGGTAGCCATTACCTTGCTTCTAAAATAAACGAAGCTAAAGACGTGCTACTCGGGAAGGCAAAAAACAGTGATTCCGCATTTTAA
- the LOC142539838 gene encoding LOW QUALITY PROTEIN: DNA replication licensing factor MCM4-like (The sequence of the model RefSeq protein was modified relative to this genomic sequence to represent the inferred CDS: inserted 4 bases in 2 codons), with the protein MASDSPPANINGGPSSPDDWETSPIGNTFSSPGDPRLPKRGRRSSYTTPPQSQSDFRFATPGTTPPTSGAXNTRRGRGRRSAAVPIGAATPSSTDDAQPSSEAGDADADEAPPMYVWGTNISVQDVNAAILRFLRHFRENPQQLEGKYMMTINHVIEIEGDSLDVDAHDVFDYDSDLYIKMVRFPLEVLAIFDIVLMDMVSRINPLFEKHIQARIFSLKSSTSTRNLNPSDVEKMISLKGMIIRCSSIIPEIREAVFRCLVCGYCCEPIVVDRGRINEPTICGKPECLSRNSTTLVHNRCRFADKQVVKLQETPDDIPEGGTPHTVSLLMHDKLVDAGKPGDRVEVAGIYRAMSVRIGQTQRTVKSIFKTYIDCLHVKKTDKSRVDVEDPMETENGVTGKDKEPVTNFEDKMEQLKELSRQPDIYERLTRSLAPNIWELDDVKKGLLCQLFGGSALQMPSGASFRGDINILLVGDPGTSKSQLLQYIHKLSPLGIYTSGRGSSAVGLTAYVTKDPETGETVLESGALVLSXRGICCIDEFDKMSENARSMLHEVMEQQTVSIAKAGIIASLNARTSVLACANPIGSRYNPRLSVIDNIHLPPTLLSRFDLIYLILDKADELTDRRLAKHIVALHFEDPENSEQDVIDLPTLTAYVSYARKNIHPKLSDEAAEELTRGYVEMRRRGNFPGSSKKVITATPRQLESLIRLSEALARIRFSEWVEKGDVTEAIRLLEVAMQQSATDHSTGTIDMDLITTGVSASERMRRENLVTTTRNIIMEKMQLGGPSTRLLELLEELKKQNPGEVHLNDLRNALATLSTEGFVAVHGDSVKRV; encoded by the exons ATGGCTTCCGATTCTCCTCCAGCAAACATCAACGGCG GTCCTTCTTCACCTGATGATTGGGAAACAAGCCCGATTGGCAACACATTCTCATCCCCGGGAGACCCCAGACTTCCTAAGCGCGGCCGCCGTTCCTCGTACACCACCCCGCCTCAGTCACAGTCGGATTTCCGCTTCGCTACCCCTGGTACTACTCCACCTACTTCAGGAGC GAATACTCGCCGTGGCCGAGGGAGGAGATCCGCCGCCGTTCCCATAGGTGCAGCCACCCCATCTTCCACTGACGATGCCCAGCCCTCGTCGGAGGCGGGTGACGCAGACGCAGACGAGGCCCCGCCTATGTACGTGTGGGGCACGAACATCAGTGTTCAAGACGTTAATGCTGCGATTCTGAGGTTTTTGCGGCATTTCAGGGAGAATCCTCAGCAGCTTGAGGGAAAGTATATGATGACTATAAACCATGTAATCGAAATTGAGGGCGACTCACTTGATGTTGATGCGCATGACGTGTTCGATTATGATAGTGATCTTTATATTAAGATGGTTAGATTCCCTCTTGAGGTTTTAGCCATTTTTGATATCGTGCTGATGGATATGGTCAGCCGAATTAATCCTTTGTTTGAGAAACATATACAAGCTAGAATTTTCAGTCTTAAAAGCTCAACTTCCACGAGAAACCTCAACCCATCTG atGTTGAGAAGATGATTTCTTTGAAAGGAATGATTATTCGGTGTAGTTCCATCATACCAGAGATTAGGGAAGCGGTGTTTAGATGTCTGGTCTGTGGTTACTGCTGCGAACCTATAGTTGTTGATAGAG GAAGAATTAATGAACCAACTATTTGTGGTAAGCCAGAATGTCTTTCAAGAAACTCAACGACTCTTGTTCACAACAGATGcag GTTTGCTGATAAGCAAGTTGTGAAACTCCAAGAAACACCAGATGATATCCCAGAGGGAGGGACACCTCACACAGTGAGTTTGTTGATGCACGACAAGCTAGTAGATGCTGGCAAGCCAGGTGACAGAGTTGAG GTTGCTGGAATTTATAGGGCTATGAGTGTCAGAATCGGTCAAACACAAAGGACTGTCAAGTCAATTTTCAAG ACTTACATTGACTGTCTTCATGTAAAGAAGACTGACAAGTCAAGAGTGGATGTGGAGGATCCAATGGAAACTGAAAATGGAGTTACTGGGAAAGACAAAGAACCTGTTACTAATTTTGAAGACAAG ATGGAGCAATTAAAAGAGCTATCAAGACAGCCTGATATATATGAAAGGCTGACAAGGTCTTTGGCACCAAACATATGGGAGCTTGATGATGTAAAGAAAGGCCTCCTTTGTCAG CTTTTTGGTGGGAGTGCATTGCAAATGCCATCTGGAGCTAGCTTCAGAGGTGATATCAACATACTCCTGGTGGGTGATCCTGGAACTAGCAAATCACAGCTGCTCCAGTACATTCACAAGCTATCTCCTCTTGGTATTTATACCAGTGGAAGAGGAAGCTCAGCGGTGGGGTTAACAGCTTATGTCACAAAGGATCCTGAAACTGGTGAAACT GTCCTGGAGAGTGGGGCCCTGGTGCTGAG GAGAGGCATCTGTTGCattgatgagtttgacaaaatGTCCGAAAATGCAAGAAGCATGTTACATGAG gtGATGGAGCAACAAACTGTTTCGATTGCAAAGGCAGGGATTATTGCTTCTTTAAATGCACGAACTTCTGTACTGGCATGTGCCAATCCCATTGGTTCACGTTATAATCCTCGGTTATCTGTGATTGATAATATACACCTTCCTCCAACACTATTGTCTAG GTTTGATTTGATCTATTTAATTCTCGACAAGGCTGATGAACTGACAGATAGGCGCCTTGCGAAGCACATAGTGGCATTGCACTTTGAAGACCCTGAA AATTCGGAGCAGGATGTCATTGACCTGCCGACTTTAACTGCTTATGTGAGCTATGCACGTAAGAACATACATCCAAAGTTGTCTGATGAAGCAGCTGAGGAGTTGACGAGAGGCTATGTGGAGATGAGAAGAAGAGGAAATTTCCCTGGAAGCAGCAAAAAG GTTATTACTGCAACACCAAGACAACTTGAAAGTTTGATACGCCTCAGTGAGGCTTTGGCCCGTATTCGTTTCTCTGAATGG GTTGAAAAGGGTGATGTAACTGAGGCAATTAGGCTTCTTGAAGTAGCAATGCAACAGTCTGCAACGGACCATTCAACTG GCACCATTGACATGGATCTTATCACAACTGGGGTTTCAGCAAGCGAAAGGATGAGAAGGGAAAACTTGGTAACAACCACCCGCAACATAATAATGGAAAAGATGCAGCTTGGGGGCCCATCAACTCGGTTGTTGGAG TTGCTTGAGGAACTGAAAAAACAGAATCCTGGTGAAGTCCACCTGAACGAT CTTCGAAACGCACTTGCCACTCTTTCAACCGAAGGATTTGTAGCTGTCCATGGTGACAGTGTAAAGAGAGTGTGA
- the LOC142539839 gene encoding cysteine protease RD19A-like has translation MASRFAHLLLAATLVAALFSFILAGGDDIHGSGDDLLIRQVVDHGNDGEKDPLGADHHFELFKRKFGKKYATQEEHDHRFSVFKANMRRARRHQKLDPSAEHGVTVFSDLTRSEFRSQLLGVNRRLRLPVDARKAEILPTNDLPTDFDWRDHGAVTPVKNQGTCGSCWSFSTTGALEGANYLATGKLVSLSEQQLVDCDHECDPEEQNACDSGCNGGLMNSALEYTLKCGGLMREDDYPYTGTDRGSCKFDKSKIVAKVANFSVVSLDEQQIAANLVKNGPLAVAINAAFMQTYIRGVSCPLICSKRIDHGVLLVGYGAAGYAPIRFKEKPYWIIKNSWGAHWGEKGYYKICQGRDICGVDSLVSTVAAVNI, from the exons ATGGCTTCACGCTTCGCGCACCTCTTGTTGGCTGCTACACTCGTCGCGGCGTTGTTTTCGTTTATCCTCGCCGGCGGTGATGACATCCACGGGAGTGGAGACGACCTGCTGATCCGTCAAGTCGTCGATCACGGCAACGACGGTGAGAAAGATCCGCTGGGCGCTGATCATCACTTCGAGCTCTTCAAGAGGAAGTTCGGCAAGAAATATGCAACACAGGAGGAGCACGATCACAGGTTTTCCGTGTTTAAGGCTAATATGCGCCGGGCGAGGCGCCATCAGAAGCTCGACCCTTCCGCGGAGCACGGCGTCACTGTGTTCTCGGATCTCACTCGCTCTGAGTTCCGCAGTCAGTTACTTGGCGTGAATCGGAGACTTCGTCTACCTGTTGACGCTCGCAAGGCTGAGATACTGCCCACGAACGACCTTCCGACTGATTTTGACTGGAGAGATCACGGTGCCGTCACGCCGGTTAAAAATCAG GGTACTTGTGGATCATGCTGGTCATTCAGTACAACAGGAGCATTAGAAGGTGCAAACTATCTGGCTACGGGGAAACTTGTGAGTCTTAGTGAACAACAGCTTGTTGATTGCGACCATGAG TGTGATCCAGAAGAACAAAATGCATGTGACTCTGGTTGTAATGGAGGGTTGATGAATAGTGCATTAGAATACACACTTAAATGTGGAGGGCTCATGCGAGAAGATGACTACCCATACACTGGCACTGACCGTGGATCCTGCAAGTTTGACAAGAGCAAGATCGTTGCGAAGGTTGCTAACTTCAGTGTTGTGTCACTCGATGAGCAACAAATTGCTGCAAATCTGGTTAAGAATGGCCCTCTTGCTG TTGCTATCAATGCAGCTTTCATGCAGACTTACATTAGGGGAGTGTCATGCCCGCTAATATGCTCAAAGAGGATTGATCACGGTGTGTTGTTGGTTGGATATGGTGCAGCCGGATATGCACCAATTCGATTCAAGGAGAAACCATATTGGATCATCAAGAACTCTTGGGGAGCACACTGGGGAGAAAAGGGTTATTATAAAATCTGTCAAGGACGCGATATTTGTGGAGTGGACTCCTTGGTTTCTACTGTTGCAGCTGTTAACATTTAG
- the LOC142539842 gene encoding E3 ubiquitin-protein ligase RSL1-like — translation MGNINTRAHNPPPPRLAEELKLHLEGDDQEFTCEIRIEPMLNPNKKFRKSDKCVHPFCTDCVIKYIRVKLEDGNSGRIRCPALNCDHMLDPLACSPLIGPPLFMRWCDVLCEASVMGWEMCYCPHRDCNVLILNECGGYLRKSRCPKCKRQFCFRCKTVWHPWLRCRERGLFWDVNEVALRRLAALKRWKRCPSCKRFVERAGGCLIVKCRYDCGNRVHQYWCRCKSPSDRQVLIRFINLLLLLALLFALAYGFLLLMREIQQITLVNRLIVVGEEII, via the exons ATGGGAAACATTAATACTCGTGCCCATAATCCACCCCCACCTCGCCTCGCAGAAGAACTGAAACTCCACCTTGAGGGTGATGATCAAGAATTCACATGCGAAATCCGCATCGAGCCAATGTTGAATCCCaacaaaaaattcagaaaaagcGACAAATGTGTGCATCCCTTCTGCACCGACTGCGTGATCAAGTACATCCGTGTCAAGCTCGAGGATGGTAACTCTGGACGCATCAGATGCCCGGCTCTGAACTGCGATCACATGCTCGACCCCCTCGCTTGCTCCCCGCTCATCGGCCCTCCTCTCTTCATGCGGTGGTGCGACGTGCTATGCGAAGCGTCGGTCATGGGTTGGGAAATGTGCTATTGCCCGCATAGAGATTGCAATGTCCTGATCTTAAACGAGTGTGGTGGATATCTGAGGAAGTCGAGATGCCCGAAATGCAAGAGGCAGTTTTGTTTCCGGTGTAAGACGGTTTGGCACCCGTGGCTGAGGTGTAGAGAGCGCGGCTTATTTTGGGATGTGAATGAGGTAGCTTTGAGAAGGCTGGCCGCGCTGAAGCGCTGGAAGAGGTGCCCCTCGTGTAAGCGTTTCGTCGAACGTGCGGGTGGCTGTCTGATTGTGAAATGCAG ATACGACTGTGGAAACCGGGTTCATCAATATTGGTGTCGTTGTAAATCTCCATCAGATCGCCAAGTTTTGATTCGCTTTATTAATTTGCTTCTATTGCTAGCTTTGCTATTTGCTTTGGCTTATGGCTTCCTTTTGTTGATGAGAGAGATTCAGCAAATTACACTAGTTAATCGGTTAATTGTTGTCGGTGAAGAAATTATTTGA
- the LOC142539840 gene encoding uncharacterized protein LOC142539840, whose product MSVWYRSLLKCVVFFFPVQSKGSTEYPSAPSVSSPPTTLLSSQSHLHPPISTPSKCHHDSPGQVSDTRIPECKLQAFSLSEETPSLQPSALANASTRGSSDGSSDSVSITASSELMKFRRERWSFNSETSSFSLEKVTRSSGRNSKYPSFDLQTCGICARLLMERSAWGWNNQKIISTNELTVVSVLTCGHVYHAECLDCMTPEIHKFDPVCPVCTLGEKQTLKIFENALKAALELKAQKISRKCLADSSPKRDVVRAHNKSSAAEGRFLKTSSCSSVRSSLGESFFRRHFSFGSKGGISLSEYHSPKMKGSFWSRSSKN is encoded by the coding sequence ATGAGTGTGTGGTATAGAAGTCTTCTAAAGTGTGTCGTGTTCTTTTTTCCTGTCCAATCGAAGGGTTCAACAGAATACCCTTCAGCACCTTCAGTTTCATCTCCACCAACAACGTTGCTATCTTCCCAAAGCCATCTGCATCCTCCAATCTCTACTCCTTCAAAGTGTCATCACGATTCTCCAGGACAAGTTTCTGATACTCGGATTCCAGAATGCAAGCTACAAGCATTCTCACTTTCTGAAGAGACACCTTCACTTCAGCCTTCAGCTTTGGCCAATGCATCTACTAGGGGATCCAGTGATGGATCTTCGGACAGTGTGTCAATCACTGCCTCCTCTGAGCTCATGAAATTTCGGAGAGAAAGGTGGTCTTTTAATAGTGAAACGTCGAGCTTCAGTTTGGAAAAAGTTACCAGATCCAGTGGACGAAATTCAAAATATCCTTCTTTCGATCTTCAAACATGTGGTATTTGTGCTAGGCTTTTAATGGAGAGATCTGCGTGGGGGTGGAACAaccaaaaaataatatcaaCAAATGAACTAACTGTTGTATCTGTCTTAACCTGCGGACATGTTTACCATGCTGAATGCTTGGATTGTATGACTCCTGAAATCCACAAGTTTGACCCAGTGTGCCCCGTGTGTACTCTTGGGGAGAAACAGACTTTGAAGATTTTTGAAAATGCCTTGAAAGCCGCATTGGAGTTGAAGGCtcaaaaaatttcaagaaagtgtCTTGCTGATAGTAGTCCAAAGCGCGATGTCGTGCGTGCTCATAATAAAAGTAGTGCTGCAGAGGGAAGGTTTCTTAAGACAAGCTCATGTTCCAGCGTGAGAAGCTCATTAGGAGAGTCTTTCTTCAGACGCCACTTCTCATTTGGCTCGAAGGGTGGGATATCATTGTCTGAGTATCATTCCCCTAAGATGAAGGGTTCTTTCTGGTCAAGGTCGAGCAAGAATTGA
- the LOC142539843 gene encoding AAA-ATPase At3g50940-like yields the protein MFSKIELPSTKTLVSTAASVAATAMLVRSVAKDFIPPEFSRYFAIKSRNFFATFSNDMTITIEEFDGIAKNQLFTAAEIYLGTLIGPSTKRFKASIPEKEQNIQVTMGGNEDLMDTFHGFQMKWRVVHQQNQPRHVRYDDFHSTMQVEFKFLELTFHKKHKNKVLDEYLPYIVERSKVAKQEKRTLKLHTLKSDGVRHFPPKTPWQSVNLDHPATLETLAMEDDLKNTIIDDLQRFVKRKEFYRKVGKAWKRGYLLFGPPGTGKSSLIAAIANYLKFDVYDLELTDLRSNSDLRRLLLWTANRSILVVEDIDASINLSERKTTQPERRFSHHDQIQEPKVTLSGLLNFTDGLWSSCGDERIIIFTTNHIDKLDAALLRPGRMDVHIHMSYCTPRGFKMLATNYLRDLDHPLLSGAEVLIGETKVTPAEVAEQLLKSDDPDRALQGLIEFLENKKESDKLKGENLEETEKKVVQIVEEDEDGNEQLKNDEGQNGLKVLAKITPAKARDLVLKNDEAVKALKVLIGLLGVENGINDVKDSDSGFRASEATCAPESGKEDETNAE from the exons ATGTTTTCAAAGATCGAATTACCTTCAACAAAAACACTGGTCTCAACGGCTGCCTCGGTTGCGGCCACCGCCATGTTAGTCCGATCGGTGGCCAAAGACTTCATACCACCGGAGTTCAGTCGGTATTTTGCCATCAAATCCCGCAATTTCTTCGCCACATTCAGCAACGACATGACCATAACCATAGAGGAATTCGACGGCATAGCGAAAAACCAGCTTTTCACCGCTGCAGAAATTTACTTAGGCACGTTAATCGGCCCCTCCACCAAGAGATTCAAAGCATCAATCCCTGAGAAAGAGCAGAACATCCAAGTTACAATGGGAGGAAACGAAGATCTCATGGATACATTTCATGGGTTCCAAATGAAATGGAGAGTAGTCCATCAACAAAATCAACCTCGACATGTTCGATACGACGACTTTCATTCCACCATGCAAGTTGAATTTAAATTCTTGGAGTTAACCTTTCACAAGAAGCACAAAAACAAGGTTCTTGATGAATACTTACCTTATATTGTGGAAAGATCCAAAGTTGCAAAACAAGAAAAAAGGACACTGAAACTGCACACTTTGAAGAGTGATGGGGTTCGTCATTTTCCACCTAAAACTCCATGGCAATCGGTGAATCTTGATCATCCAGCAACTTTGGAAACTTTAGCAATGGAAGATGATCTGAAGAACACGATAATTGATGATCTTCAAAGGTTTGTTAAGAGGAAAGAGTTTTACAGGAAAGTGGGGAAGGCGTGGAAAAGAGGGTACTTATTGTTCGGGCCTCCGGGGACAGGGAAATCAAGCTTGATTGCTGCAATTGCCAATTATCTGAAATTTGATGTTTATGACTTGGAACTGACTGATCTACGGTCCAATTCGGATCTGAGGAGACTGCTACTTTGGACTGCAAACCGATCCATACTAGTGGTGGAGGATATCGATGCATCAATCAATCTATCCGAAAGGAAAACAACGCAGCCTGAAAGAAGGTTTTCCCATcatgatcaaattcaagaacccAAG GTTACCTTGTCAGGATTGCTGAATTTCACAGATGGATTGTGGTCAAGCTGTGGAGATGAAAggatcatcatattcaccacgaACCATATAGATAAGCTAGATGCAGCCTTGTTACGCCCTGGACGTATGGACGTGCACATCCACATGTCATACTGCACTCCCCGTGGCTTCAAAATGCTCGCCACCAACTATCTTAGAGACTTGGATCACCCCCTATTATCGGGGGCAGAGGTATTGATAGGGGAAACTAAAGTCACTCCTGCCGAAGTGGCGGAACAGTTGTTGAAGAGCGACGATCCTGACCGTGCTCTCCAAGGCTTGATTGAGTTCCTAGAGAACAAGAAAGAAAGTGACAAACTTAAAGGGGAAAATCTGGAAGAGACTGAAAAGAAAGTTGTACAAATAGTGGAGGAAGATGAAGATGGTAATGAACAGCTGAAGAATGATGAAGGCCAAAATGGGCTCAAAGTGTTGGCAAAGATTACTCCTGCAAAAGCGAGAGATCTAGTGCTGAAGAATGATGAAGCCGTGAAGGCTTTGAAAGTTTTGATTGGACTTCTTGGAGTTGAAAATGGGATCAATGATGTGAAAGATTCTGATTCGGGTTTTCGCGCATCTGAAGCAACTTGTGCGCCGGAATCAGGGAAAGAAGATGAGACTAATGCCGAGTGA
- the LOC142539844 gene encoding LOW QUALITY PROTEIN: very-long-chain (3R)-3-hydroxyacyl-CoA dehydratase PASTICCINO 2-like (The sequence of the model RefSeq protein was modified relative to this genomic sequence to represent the inferred CDS: deleted 1 base in 1 codon), producing the protein MAGILAAARRVYLTLYNWIVFYGWLQVLYLSLTTLKQSGHQSVYSAVETPLLLAQSAAAVEILHSLIGLVRSPVSATLPQVSSRLYLTWGILYSFPEIRTHFLVSSLVISWSITEIIRYSFFGLKEAFGSAPGWLLWLRYSTFLLLYPSGITSEVGLIFSALPYILESDKYSLRMPNKWNFSFDYYYNAVLILGIYVPGSPHMYGYMLGQRKKSLSKAKRE; encoded by the exons ATGGCCGGGATACTAGCCGCCGCCCGCCGAGTCTACCTCACCCTCTACAACTGGATTGTATTCTACGGCTGGCTCCAAGTACTCTATCTCTCACTCACCACCCTCAAACAATCCGGCCACCAATCCGTCTACTCCGCCGTGGAAACGCCCCTCCTGCTGGCCCAGTCCGCCGCTGCCGTCGAAATCCTCCACAGTTTGATCGGCCTGGTCAGATCTCCGGTTAGCGCCACGCTTCCCCAGGTCAGCTCCAGATTGTACCTCACATGGGGCATTCTGTACAGCTTCCCTGAGATCCGGACTCATTTTCTGGTCTCATCCTTGGTGATAAGCTGGTCGATCACCGAAATCATACGATACTCTTTCTTCGGACTGAAAGAGGCATTCGGGTCGGCTCCGGGTTGGCTGCTTTGGCTCAGGTACAGTACTTTTCTTCTACTTTACCCGTCTGGAATCACGAGTGAAGTGGGTTTGATCTTCAGTGCGCTACCGTATATACTGGAATCTGATAAATACAGCTTGAGAATGCCCAATAAATGGAATTTCTCGTTTGATTATTATTACAATGCGGTCTTGATTTTGGGAATTTACGTTCCGGGGAGTCCCCATATG TACGGGTACATGCTTGGACAGAGGAAGAAGTCTCTCTCCAAGGCCAAAAGAGAGTGA
- the LOC142539845 gene encoding glucose-1-phosphate adenylyltransferase large subunit 1-like has translation MDTCSATSTLKAHLATVCRSGICNGEDGFWGEKIKGSLKNCIWANKFRKSSSLGRDGRKCKPGVAYSVLTRENSQETATVQSLRIERRRADPKNVAAIILGGGAGTQLFPLTTRAATPAVPLGGCYRLIDIPMSNCINSGINKIFVLTQFNSASLNRHISRTYTGNGISFGDGCVEVLAATQTAGEMGKQWFQGTADAVRQFLWLFEDAKVKDIEHIVILSGDHLYRMDYMDFVQNHLDRNADLTLSCVPVDDSRASDFGLVKIDSSGQITQFSEKPKDADKKAMQIDGKLIGLSPNDAAKSPYLASMGVYAFKKEILLKLLRWRYPTSNDFGCEIIPSSVREQNVQAYIFRDYWEDIGTIKSFYDANLALTDEFPRFEFYDPKTPFYTSPSFLPPTKIDKSKIKDAIISHGCFLRECTVEHSIVGERSRLDTGVELKDTLMMGADYYQTESEIASLLAQGRVPVGIGRDTKIRNCIIDKNARIGKNVMILNKDGVEEADGREKGFYIRSGITIIVEKATIDDGMVI, from the exons ATGGATACTTGCTCTGCAACGTCAACACTGAAAGCTCATTTGGCTACAGTTTGTAGGAGTGGGATTTGCAACGGAGAAGATGGATTTTGGGGGGAGAAAATAAAAGGGAGTTTAAAGAACTGTATATGGGCTAACAAATTTCGAAAAAGTTCGAGTCTGGGGAGAGATGGGAGGAAATGTAAGCCTGGGGTTGCTTACTCTGTTCTCACCAGAGAAAACAGCCAAGAAACAGCG ACAGTTCAATCACTAAGGATCGAGAGACGAAGGGCGGACCCGAAAAATGTGGCAGCCATTATTCTAGGAGGAGGTGCGGGCACGCAGCTTTTCCCCCTCACAACCAGAGCAGCAACACCAGCT GTTCCACTAGGAGGATGCTATAGGCTAATAGACATTCCAATGAGCAACTGCATCAACAGTGGCATTAACAAGATCTTCGTGCTGACACAGTTCAATTCTGCTTCTCTCAATCGCCATATCTCTCGTACATATACTGGGAATGGTATCAGCTTCGGTGATGGATGCGTTGAG GTCTTGGCCGCGACACAAACAGCAGGAGAAATGGGGAAGCAATGGTTTCAGGGAACTGCTGACGCTGTTAGGCAATTTCTATGGCTATTTGAG GATGCCAAGGTGAAAGATATTGAACACATAGTAATACTATCAGGGGATCATCTTTATCGAATGGACTATATGGACTTTGTTCAG AACCACCTTGACAGAAATGCCGATCTTACACTTTCATGTGTACCAGTTGATGACAG TCGAGCATCGGATTTTGGACTGGTGAAGATCGATAGCTCGGGTCAGATAACTCAATTTTCTGAGAAACCTAAAGATGCTGACAAGAAAGCAATG CAAATAGATGGTAAATTGATAGGATTATCCCCAAATGATGCTGCAAAATCTCCATACCTTGCTTCGATGGGAGTATATGCATTCAAGAAAGAAATATTGTTGAAGCTCCTGAGGTGGAGATATCCGACGTCAAATGACTTCGGCTGTGAAATCATACCCTCGTCTGTCAGAGAACAAAATGTGCAG gcaTATATTTTTAGAGATTACTGGGAGGATATTGGGACAATCAAATCATTCTACGATGCTAATTTGGCTCTTACGGATGAG TTTCCAAGATTTGAATTTTACGATCCGAAAACACCTTTCTACACATCTCCTAGTTTCTTGCCACCAACCAAAATTGACAAATCCAAG ATTAAAGATGCAATAATCTCACACGGGTGTTTTCTACGAGAATGCACTGTTGAGCATTCCATAGTAGGGGAACGCTCTCGTCTAGACACGGGGGTCGAACTGAAG GACACTTTGATGATGGGTGCTGACTATTACCAAACAGAATCAGAGATTGCCTCTCTGCTAGCACAAGGGAGAGTTCCAGTGGGGATTGGTAGAGATACAAAAATCAG GAACTGTATTATTGACAAAAACGCAAGAATAGGGAAGAATGTGATGATCTTGAACAAAGAT GGTGTAGAAGAAGCAGATGGTAGGGAAAAAGGATTCTACATTCGATCTGGGATCACGATTATAGTCGAAAAGGCGACCATAGACGATGGAATGGTGATTTGA